Proteins encoded within one genomic window of Burkholderiaceae bacterium:
- a CDS encoding LSU ribosomal protein L4p (L1e), which produces MQLELLNEQGQAASKFDAPETLFGREYNEALVHQVVVAYQANARQGTRAQKDRGQVHHSTKKPFRQKGTGRARAGMTSSPLWRGGGRIFPNSPDENFSQKINKKMYRAGMAAILSQLAREGRLAVVDSWKVESPKTKPLAARLKAMNLQSVLVIADEIDENLYLAARNLANLLVIEPRYADPVSLVHYKKVLVTRGAVDKLKEMFA; this is translated from the coding sequence ATGCAGCTTGAACTCCTGAACGAGCAAGGTCAGGCCGCGTCGAAGTTCGACGCGCCGGAAACCCTGTTCGGCCGCGAATACAACGAGGCGCTGGTGCACCAGGTGGTCGTGGCCTACCAGGCCAACGCACGCCAGGGCACGCGTGCGCAAAAGGACCGCGGGCAGGTCCACCATTCGACGAAGAAGCCGTTCCGCCAGAAGGGCACCGGCCGCGCGCGCGCGGGCATGACCTCGTCGCCGTTGTGGCGCGGCGGCGGGCGCATCTTCCCGAACAGCCCCGACGAGAACTTCAGCCAGAAGATCAACAAGAAGATGTACCGCGCCGGCATGGCGGCGATCCTTTCGCAGCTGGCGCGCGAGGGTCGCCTCGCGGTGGTCGATTCGTGGAAGGTCGAGTCGCCGAAGACCAAGCCGCTGGCCGCGCGCCTGAAGGCGATGAATCTGCAGTCGGTGCTGGTGATCGCCGACGAGATCGACGAGAACCTGTACCTGGCAGCGCGCAATCTGGCGAACCTGCTCGTGATCGAGCCGCGCTACGCCGACCCGGTGTCGCTGGTGCACTACAAGAAGGTGCTGGTCACCCGAGGCGCGGTCGACAAACTCAAGGAGATGTTCGCATGA
- a CDS encoding LSU ribosomal protein L23p (L23Ae) codes for MSAAAKFDEGRLMQVLVAPVVSEKATMLGDKTNAVTFRVLQNATKPEIKAAVELMFKVEVKGVSVVNIKGKTKRFGKSIGRRDNLRKAYVTLKAGQELNLSGEAA; via the coding sequence ATGAGCGCCGCCGCGAAATTCGACGAAGGCCGCCTGATGCAGGTGCTGGTCGCGCCGGTCGTGTCCGAGAAGGCGACCATGCTCGGCGACAAGACGAACGCGGTTACGTTCCGCGTGCTGCAGAACGCGACCAAGCCCGAGATCAAGGCCGCGGTGGAGCTGATGTTCAAGGTCGAGGTCAAGGGCGTTTCGGTCGTCAACATCAAGGGCAAGACCAAGCGCTTCGGCAAATCGATCGGCCGTCGCGACAACCTGCGCAAGGCCTACGTGACGCTGAAAGCCGGCCAGGAACTGAACCTGTCCGGGGAGGCCGCTTAA
- a CDS encoding LSU ribosomal protein L22p (L17e), with amino-acid sequence METRAVLRGVRLSVDKGRLVADLIRGKKVDQALNILSFTPKKAALIVKKVLESAIANAEHNDGADIDELKVKAIYVEQGASLRRFAARAKGRGNQIRKPTCHVYVTVGN; translated from the coding sequence ATGGAAACACGTGCAGTCCTGCGCGGCGTCCGGCTCTCGGTCGACAAGGGCCGGCTGGTGGCCGATCTGATCCGCGGCAAGAAGGTGGACCAGGCGCTGAACATCCTCAGCTTCACGCCGAAGAAGGCGGCGCTGATCGTGAAGAAGGTGCTCGAATCGGCGATCGCGAACGCCGAGCACAACGACGGCGCCGACATCGACGAGCTCAAGGTCAAGGCAATCTACGTCGAACAAGGCGCGTCGCTGCGGCGCTTTGCCGCGCGCGCCAAAGGGCGTGGCAACCAGATCCGCAAGCCCACGTGCCACGTGTACGTGACGGTCGGCAACTGA
- a CDS encoding SSU ribosomal protein S19p (S15e), which translates to MTRSVKKGPFVDHHLLAKADKAVTAKDKKPIKTWSRRSMVLPEFIGLTIAVHNGKQHVPVYITDQMVGHKLGEFALTRTFKGHPADKKVQKK; encoded by the coding sequence ATGACTCGCTCTGTCAAAAAGGGTCCGTTCGTCGACCATCATCTGCTGGCCAAGGCCGACAAGGCGGTGACCGCGAAGGACAAGAAGCCGATCAAGACCTGGTCGCGCCGCTCGATGGTGCTGCCCGAGTTCATCGGCCTGACGATCGCCGTGCACAACGGCAAGCAGCACGTGCCGGTCTACATCACCGACCAGATGGTCGGCCACAAGCTGGGCGAGTTCGCGCTGACCCGCACCTTCAAGGGCCACCCCGCGGACAAGAAGGTCCAGAAGAAATAA
- a CDS encoding LSU ribosomal protein L3p (L3e), whose product MSLSNRLGLLGRKVGMMRLFTDDGDAVPVTVVDVSNNRVTQVKTEDNDGYVALQLTFGSRKPSRVTKPLAGHLAKAGATAGEIIQEFRVSVETAGKYAAGAAVPVADVFAAGEKVDVQGTSIGKGFAGTIKRHNFGSQRASHGNSRSHNVPGSISMAQDPGRVFPGKRMSGQLGNVTVTTQNLDLFRVDEARQLLLIKGAVPGAKGGFVTVRHAVKAVVQAPAEAKGAN is encoded by the coding sequence ATGAGTCTGAGCAATCGCTTGGGGTTGCTGGGCCGCAAGGTGGGCATGATGCGCCTGTTCACCGATGACGGGGACGCCGTTCCCGTCACGGTGGTCGACGTGTCGAACAACCGCGTGACCCAGGTCAAGACCGAGGACAACGACGGCTACGTGGCGCTGCAGCTCACGTTCGGTTCGCGCAAGCCGTCGCGCGTGACCAAGCCGCTCGCGGGCCATCTTGCGAAAGCAGGCGCCACGGCCGGCGAAATCATCCAGGAGTTTCGGGTCAGCGTGGAAACCGCCGGCAAGTACGCGGCCGGAGCCGCGGTGCCGGTGGCCGACGTGTTCGCCGCGGGCGAAAAGGTCGATGTGCAGGGCACGTCGATCGGCAAGGGCTTTGCCGGCACGATCAAGCGCCACAACTTCGGCTCCCAGCGCGCGTCGCACGGCAACAGCCGTTCGCACAACGTGCCGGGATCGATCTCGATGGCGCAAGATCCGGGGCGCGTGTTCCCGGGCAAGCGCATGAGCGGACAGCTCGGCAACGTCACGGTTACGACGCAGAACCTCGACCTGTTCCGCGTCGACGAGGCGCGGCAGCTGCTGCTGATCAAGGGCGCGGTCCCGGGCGCCAAGGGCGGTTTCGTGACGGTCCGTCATGCGGTCAAGGCCGTCGTGCAAGCGCCGGCCGAGGCGAAGGGAGCGAACTGA
- a CDS encoding SSU ribosomal protein S10p (S20e): protein MATKQKIRIRLKAFDYKLIDQSAAEIVDTAKRTGAVVKGPVPLPTRMKRFDILRSPHVNKTSRDQFEIRTHQRLMDIVDPTDKTVDALMKLDLPAGVDVEIKLQ, encoded by the coding sequence ATGGCAACCAAACAGAAAATCCGCATCCGGCTGAAGGCGTTCGACTACAAGCTGATCGACCAGTCCGCCGCCGAGATCGTCGACACTGCGAAGCGCACCGGCGCGGTCGTCAAGGGGCCGGTGCCGTTGCCGACGCGAATGAAGCGCTTCGATATCCTGCGCTCGCCGCACGTCAACAAGACCAGCCGCGATCAGTTCGAGATCCGCACGCACCAGCGCCTGATGGACATCGTCGATCCAACCGACAAGACCGTCGACGCGTTGATGAAGCTCGACCTGCCTGCCGGGGTCGATGTGGAGATCAAGCTGCAATAG
- a CDS encoding LSU ribosomal protein L2p (L8e), with product MAVIKLKPTSPGQRGVVKVTRANLHKGAPHEPLLEPQFQQAGRNNNGHITTRHRGGGHKHHYRVVDFRRNKDGIAAKVERIEYDPNRTAHIALVCYADGERRYIIAPRGLEVGSQLMSGAEAPIRAGNTLPIRNIPVGSTIHCIELQAGKGAQIARSAGASATLLAREGSYAQVRMRSGEVRKIHIECRATIGEVANEEHSLRRFGKAGVKRWMGIRPTVRGVVMNPVDHPHGGGEGKTGEGRHPVDPWGNLTKGYRTRNNKRTQTMIVSRRKK from the coding sequence ATGGCTGTGATCAAACTCAAACCGACTTCGCCGGGCCAGCGCGGCGTGGTGAAGGTGACGCGCGCCAACCTGCACAAGGGCGCGCCGCACGAACCGCTGCTCGAGCCGCAGTTCCAGCAGGCCGGGCGCAACAACAACGGCCACATCACGACGCGCCATCGCGGCGGCGGGCACAAGCACCACTACCGCGTGGTCGACTTCCGTCGTAACAAGGACGGCATTGCGGCGAAGGTCGAGCGCATCGAATACGACCCGAATCGCACCGCCCATATCGCGCTGGTGTGCTATGCCGACGGCGAGCGTCGCTACATCATCGCGCCGCGTGGACTCGAAGTGGGCAGCCAGCTGATGAGTGGCGCGGAAGCGCCGATCCGTGCCGGCAACACGCTGCCGATCCGCAACATCCCGGTCGGCTCGACGATCCACTGCATCGAACTGCAGGCCGGCAAGGGCGCGCAGATCGCGCGCTCGGCCGGTGCATCCGCGACGCTGCTCGCGCGCGAAGGCAGCTACGCGCAGGTGCGCATGCGCTCGGGCGAGGTGCGCAAGATCCACATCGAATGCCGCGCGACGATCGGCGAGGTCGCGAACGAGGAGCACAGCCTGCGCCGCTTCGGCAAGGCCGGCGTGAAGCGCTGGATGGGGATTCGCCCGACGGTTCGCGGCGTGGTCATGAATCCGGTGGATCACCCCCATGGTGGTGGTGAAGGCAAGACCGGCGAAGGCCGCCATCCTGTCGATCCATGGGGCAACCTGACCAAGGGCTATCGCACCCGCAACAACAAGCGTACGCAGACGATGATCGTGTCGCGTCGAAAGAAATAA
- a CDS encoding Translation elongation factor Tu, which produces MAKEKFSRTKPHVNVGTIGHVDHGKTTLTAAIATVLSAKFGGAAKSYDQIDNAPEEKARGITINTSHVEYETANRHYAHVDCPGHADYVKNMITGAAQMDGAILVVSAADGPMPQTREHILLARQVGVPYIIVFLNKCDMVDDAELLELVEMEVRELLSKYEFPGDDTPIIKGSAKLALEGDKGELGEKAIMNLVDAMDSYFPTPERAIDGAFLMPVEDVFSISGRGTVVTGRVERGVVKVGEEIEIVGIRPTVKTTCTGVEMFRKLLDQGQAGDNVGILLRGTKREEVERGQVLCKPGSIKPHTHFTAEVYVLSKDEGGRHTPFFNNYRPQFYFRTTDVTGAIELPGDKEMVMPGDNVTITVKLINPIAMQEGLRFAIREGGKTVGSGVVVKIME; this is translated from the coding sequence ATGGCGAAGGAAAAATTTAGTCGAACCAAGCCGCACGTGAACGTGGGCACGATTGGTCACGTGGACCATGGCAAGACCACGCTGACGGCGGCCATAGCCACCGTGCTGTCGGCCAAATTCGGCGGTGCGGCCAAGAGCTACGACCAGATCGACAACGCGCCCGAGGAGAAAGCGCGCGGCATCACCATCAACACCTCGCACGTCGAATACGAGACCGCCAACCGCCACTACGCACACGTGGACTGCCCCGGCCACGCCGACTACGTCAAGAACATGATCACCGGCGCGGCGCAAATGGACGGCGCCATCCTGGTCGTCTCCGCCGCCGACGGCCCGATGCCCCAGACCCGAGAGCACATCCTGCTGGCGCGCCAGGTCGGCGTGCCCTACATCATCGTGTTTCTGAACAAATGCGACATGGTCGACGACGCCGAACTGCTGGAGCTCGTCGAGATGGAAGTGCGCGAACTGCTGTCCAAGTACGAATTCCCCGGCGACGACACCCCGATCATCAAGGGCAGCGCCAAGCTCGCCTTGGAAGGCGACAAGGGCGAGTTGGGCGAGAAGGCCATCATGAACCTGGTCGACGCCATGGACAGCTACTTCCCCACCCCTGAGCGCGCCATCGACGGCGCCTTCCTGATGCCGGTGGAAGACGTGTTCTCCATCTCCGGGCGCGGCACCGTGGTCACCGGCCGCGTCGAGCGCGGCGTCGTCAAGGTCGGCGAAGAAATCGAAATCGTCGGCATCCGCCCCACGGTCAAGACCACCTGCACTGGTGTCGAGATGTTCAGGAAGCTCCTGGACCAGGGCCAGGCCGGCGACAACGTCGGCATCCTGTTGCGCGGCACCAAGCGCGAGGAAGTCGAGCGCGGCCAGGTCCTGTGCAAGCCAGGCTCGATCAAGCCGCACACCCACTTCACCGCCGAAGTCTATGTCCTGTCCAAGGACGAAGGCGGGCGCCACACCCCGTTCTTCAACAACTACCGGCCCCAGTTCTACTTTCGCACCACCGACGTGACCGGCGCGATCGAGCTGCCCGGGGACAAGGAGATGGTGATGCCCGGCGACAACGTGACGATCACCGTGAAACTCATCAACCCCATCGCCATGCAAGAGGGCTTGCGCTTTGCGATCCGCGAAGGCGGCAAGACCGTGGGCTCGGGCGTCGTGGTCAAGATCATGGAGTGA